In Aedes albopictus strain Foshan chromosome 3, AalbF5, whole genome shotgun sequence, the following are encoded in one genomic region:
- the LOC134289500 gene encoding uncharacterized protein K02A2.6-like, with the protein MADGGSDRDGQNGVDPAGVYNQRQLNQPIIPATSTTTTVHPQQQQQQQIFVPVMTTHQQQQPFIPVSSAQQQQQFPTFPPHQTQAPQVSTDVFMQLVHMVQQSITQSQMQHQQMMAQMMKQQQQSDDERRQFYRSISSSINVQVPPNPEQILDSLASNIKEFRYKAESNATFAAWYSRYDDLFEKDAARLDDEAKVRLLMRKLGLSEHERYVSYILPKLPKEFSFAQTVVKLKSLFGAKESVISRRYRCLQIAKNPTEDHVAFACRVNKACVEFELGKLTEEQFKCLVYVCGLKSENDVEIRTRLLTKIEDNNDVTLEQLSEECQRLFNLKHDSAMIESQAPYSEVQAVRKFGGKRFGKHDRESPRRFSSDAVQRPSYACWLCGALHYARDCSYRKHKCSDCGQVGHREGYCESAKYRRPGSKKKKKGVSTKVVVVDVCSVQQRRRFVSVGLSGTDIRLQLDTASDITVISRESWKKLGSPALSASTVKAKTASGNILSLDGEFECDVTIGESTQRALIRVTENKLHLLGADLVDVFNLWSVPMDSFCCHVSGSPTTTAALKSSFPNVFSEQLGLCSKTKVKLELKESVRPVFCPKRPVAYAMYDAVDQELDRLEKLNIITPVEYSEWAAPIVVVRKANGTIRICGDYSTRLNAALQPNQYPLPLPDDIFAKLANCKYFSQIDLSDAFLQVEVDEQCRKLLTINTHRGLYSYNRLPPGVKVAPGAFQQITDTMLAGLECTSGYLDDVIIGGRTEEEHDRNLRAALKRIQDFGFTIRPEKCTFRKQQVQYVGHVVDSRGLRPDPAKIEAITKLPPPTDVSGVRSFLGAINYYGKFVPNMRKLRYPLDNLLKAEAKFQWTPECQKAFEHFKKILSSDLLLTHYDPKREIIVSADASSVGLGATISHKFPDGTIKVVQHASRALTKAEQGYSQPDREGLAIIFAVTKFHKMLFGRHFRLQTDHQPLLRIFGSKKGIPVYTANRLQRFALHLLLYDFEIEYVPTHKFGNADLLSRLINQHVKPEEDYVIASLNLEEDLRSVVTNTVKVLPLNFRAVAQSTQADPLLRKVYHHIQHGWPESKLSGSDIQRFQARKESLSVVDGCIMFAERLVIPSLLRKRCLEQLHRGHPGMQRMKALARSYVYWPSLDADIVNFVKACQQCASVARSPPHSPPVPWPKPTAPWQRVHVDYAGPIEGEYYLIAVDAFSKWPEIIQTTRITSAVTITILRGLFARLGMPVTLVSDNGTQFTSAEFADFCASNGIEHLTTAPFHPQSNGQAERFVDTFKRAVKKIREGRGSIQQALDIFLLTYRSTPNRALPDQKSPSEVMFGRKIRTCLELLRPPPVRTPVQPSDDKKPRSFCRNDTVYAKLYGRNGWKWVPGTVVEKIGDVMYNVWVEDHRMLRSHINQLRSRQAAGTTPKQPVRQAASSQHSLPLDILLGAWNLPSRLSGTPTPSLVPSASASSPTLGPVSSPEPTMLGSPPARASSTPRHEAPATPSMSSSSTTSTSTEFESAVEVEPVVDLPRRSSRTRRPPVRFDPYHLY; encoded by the coding sequence ATGGCCGACGGTGGTAGTGATCGTGACGGGCAAAATGGTGTTGACCCCGCGGGAGTGTATAATCAACGGCAATTAAATCAGCCGATTATCCccgcgacgtcgacgacgacgacggtccacccgcagcagcagcagcagcagcagatatTTGTGCCCGTTATGACGacacaccagcagcagcagccgttCATTCCAGTTTCTTCggctcagcagcagcagcagttcccAACCTTCCCACCCCACCAAACGCAAGCGCCGCAGGTTAGTACCGATGTTTTCATGCAACTTGTGCATATGGTGCAGCAGTCGATTACCCAGAGCCAGATGCAGCATCAACAGATGATGGCTCAAATgatgaagcagcagcagcagtctgaCGACGAACGAAGACAGTTCTATCGCAGCATCTCTTCGTCGATCAACGTTCAAGTACCACCGAACCCGGAACAGATCCTTGACTCCTTGGCCAGTAATATCAAGGAATTCCGGTATAAGGCCGAAAGCAACGCTACTTTCGCGGCCTGGTACTCTCGATACGACGACCTTTTCGAGAAGGATGCTGCAAGGTTGGACGACGAGGCGAAAGTTCGGCTGCTTATGCGAAAATTGGGTTTATCGGAGCATGAACGGTACGTGAGCTATATTCTCCCGAAACTTCCAAAGGAGTTTAGTTTCGCACAGACAGTTGTCAAGCTCAAGAGCCTGTTTGGAGCGAAAGAGTCGGTTATCAGCCGTAGATACCGATGCCTGCAGATCGCGAAGAACCCCACTGAGGATCATGTGGCGTTCGCGTGCAGGGTGAACAAGGCTTGCGTGGAGTTTGAACTGGGGAAACTCACCGAGGAGCAGTTCAAGTGCTTAGTGTACGTGTGTGGCCTGAAGTCGGAGAACGACGTCGAGATTCGCACTCGTCTCCTCACGAAAATCGAGGACAACAACGACGTCACGTTGGAGCAGCTCTCCGAAGAGTGCCAGCGCTTGTTCAATCTGAAGCACGACAGCGCGATGATTGAATCTCAGGCCCCGTACAGCGAAGTACAAGCGGTGAGGAAGTTTGGTGGGAAGCGGTTCGGTAAGCATGACCGGGAGTCTCCAAGACGTTTTTCCAGTGACGCCGTCCAGAGACCAAGCTACGCGTGTTGGCTCTGCGGTGCATTACACTACGCCCGGGATTGCAGCTACAGGAAGCATAAGTGTTCCGACTGTGGCCAAGTTGGACACCGTGAAGGCTATTGTGAAAGTGCAAAGTATCGAAGACCCGgaagcaagaagaagaagaaaggagtCTCGACCAAGGTGGTGGTTGTCGACGTGTGCAGCGTGCAGCAACGGCGCAGATTTGTCTCCGTTGGCCTATCCGGAACGGACATCCGGCTGCAACTCGACACCGCCTCGGATATCACCGTAATCAGCAGGGAAAGTTGGAAGAAGCTTGGCAGCCCTGCACTATCGGCCTCAACGGTGAAAGCGAAGACAGCGTCCGGCAACATTTTGTCACTCGATGGGGAATTCGAGTGCGACGTCACCATCGGCGAAAGCACACAGCGTGCGTTGATCCGTGTCACCGAGAACAAACTCCATCTACTCGGTGCGGATCTGGTGGACGTCTTTAACCTCTGGTCCGTGCCCATGGACAGTTTCTGTTGCCACGTGTCGGGTTCTCCTACGACGACCGCTGCACTCAAGTCGTCTTTCCCCAACGTTTTCAGCGAGCAGCTCGGCTTGTGCAGCAAAACGAAAGTGAAGTTGGAGCTGAAAGAAAGTGTTCGACCCGTATTCTGCCCGAAGCGTCCGGTTGCGTACGCGATGTACGACGCCGTGGACCAAGAGCTCGACCGGCTGGAGAAGCTGAATATCATCACTCCGGTCGAATATTCGGAGTGGGCAGCTCCGATCGTCGTCGTCCGCAAAGCCAATGGCACCATCCGAATTTGCGGAGACTATTCCACGAGGTTGAATGCTGCTCTCCAACCAAATCAGTATCCACTTCCACTGCCCGACGACATCTTCGCCAAGCTGGCTAACTGTAAGTACTTCAGCCAGATCGATTTGTCCGACGCCTTCTTGCAGGTGGAAGTTGACGAGCAGTGCCGTAAGTTGCTCACCATAAATACGCATCGTGGCCTCTATTCCTACAACCGCCTCCCGCCGGGTGTGAAAGTCGCACCTGGGGCATTCCAGCAGATCACCGATACTATGCTAGCCGGTCTGGAGTGCACTTCCGGATATCTTGACGATGTCATCATCGGAGGTCGGACTGAAGAGGAGCACGATCGTAATTTGCGGGCTGCCCTGAAGCGAATCCAGGATTTCGGCTTCACCATCCGACCCGAAAAGTGCACGTTCCGCAAGCAGCAAGTGCAGTACGTGGGTCATGTTGTCGACAGTCGCGGGCTACGTCCGGATCCGGCCAAAATCGAGGCGATCACCAAGCTACCGCCGCCTACCGATGTATCCGGAGTGCGATCCTTCCTGGGGGCCATCAACTATTATGGCAAGTTCGTCCCCAACATGCGAAAGCTTCGCTACCCGCTCGACAATCTGCTGAAGGCTGAAGCGAAGTTCCAATGGACCCCAGAGTGCCAGAAAGCGTTCGAGCACTTCAAGAAGATTCTCTCCTCGGATCTGCTGCTCACTCACTACGATCCGAAGCGGGAGATCATCGTTTCTGCCGACGCGTCATCCGTTGGGCTTGGGGCGACCATCAGCCACAAGTTCCCCGACGGCACCATCAAGGTCGTGCAGCACGCGTCAAGGGCACTCACGAAGGCAGAGCAGGGCTACAGCCAGCCGGACCGCGAGGGTTTGGCCATTATTTTCGCCGTAACGAAGTTTCATAAGATGCTCTTCGGACGGCACTTCCGGCTGCAAACCGACCACCAGCCTCTGCTCCGGATCTTCGGCTCCAAGAAGGGAATACCGGTCTACACGGCAAACCGGTTGCAACGTTTTGCCCTTCATCTGCTTCTCTACGATTTCGAGATCGAGTACGTGCCCACCCACAAGTTCGGCAATGCGGACCTGCTTTCCCGGTTGATCAACCAGCACGTCAAACCCGAAGAGGACTACGTCATCGCGAGCCTCAACCTGGAAGAGGATCTCAGGTCAGTTGTAACTAATACAGTTAAAGTGTTGCCTCTCAATTTCAGAGCCGTCGCGCAAAGCACCCAAGCAGACCCGCTGCTCCGGAAAGTCTACCACCACATCCAACACGGTTGGCCCGAATCCAAACTCTCGGGTTCCGACATCCAACGGTTCCAAGCACGCAAGGAATCGCTCTCGGTGGTAGATGGGTGCATCATGTTTGCCGAACGGCTCGTCATCCCGTCGCTGCTCCGCAAGCGATGCCTCGAACAGCTTCATCGTGGTCATCCCGGCATGCAGCGTATGAAAGCCCTCGCCCGAAGCTATGTGTACTGGCCCAGCTTGGATGCCGACATCGTCAACTTCGTCAAGGCATGCCAACAGTGTGCGTCCGTAGCCAGATCGCCTCCTCACTCTCCACCGGTGCCGTGGCCCAAGCCGACCGCTCCCTGGCAGCGCGTCCACGTCGACTACGCCGGCCCGATCGAAGGCGAGTACTATTTGATCGCCGTCGACGCCTTCTCCAAATGGCCAGAGATCATCCAAACGACCCGAATCACCTCAGCGGTGACGATTACCATTCTGCGTGGGTTGTTTGCTCGGCTGGGTATGCCCGTAACACTAGTCAGCGACAACGGTACCCAGTTCACGAGCGCCGAGTTCGCCGATTTCTGCGCCTCCAACGGCATCGAGCACCTCACGACGGCCCCGTTCCATCCACAGTCGAATGGCCAAGCGGAGCGATTCGTGGACACATTCAAGCGGGCCGTGAAGAAGATTCGAGAGGGGAGAGGATCGATACAGCAAGCACTGGACATCTTCTTGTTGACGTACCGAAGCACGCCCAACCGGGCGCTACCTGACCAGAAGTCGCCATCCGAGGTCATGTTCGGGCGCAAAATCCGTACGTGTCTCGAGCTTCTGCGTCCTCCACCGGTACGAACACCAGTGCAACCGTCCGACGACAAGAAACCGAGATCGTTTTGCCGGAACGACACCGTCTACGCCAAGCTCTACGGCCGAAACGGTTGGAAATGGGTTCCCGGCACAGTCGTCGAGAAAATCGGAGACGTTATGTACAACGTGTGGGTTGAAGATCACCGAATGCTGCGCTCCCATATCAATCAGCTCCGGAGTCGCCAAGCTGCTGGTACGACACCGAAGCAACCCGTCAGGCAGGCCGCCTCCAGCCAGCATTCGTTGCCGCTCGACATCCTGTTGGGTGCCTGGAATCTCCCAAGTCGACTATCAGGCACGCCGACACCGTCGCTTGTCCCGAGCGCCTCTGCATCGTCACCTACGTTGGGACCAGTCTCCAGTCCAGAGCCTACCATGCTAGGTTCTCCGCCGGCACGTGCGTCGTCTACGCCACGGCACGAGGCCCCGGCGACTCCGTCCATGTCATCGTCAAGTACAACGTCAACATCTACCGAATTCGAATCCGCTGTCGAAGTTGAACCGGTGGTAGATCTCCCTAGGCGTTCTTCACGGACTCGAAGACCGCCAGTCAGGTTCGACCCCTACCACCTCTATTAA